The following proteins are co-located in the Nitrospira sp. genome:
- a CDS encoding CBS domain-containing protein, with protein sequence MMTPGVVQIPGDITVTEAASLLEQEHMPCLLVKDTDTHFGLMTPADIVKKVVAQGLHPDDIEVRAIMSRPVQFIEYDCLADDASTLMMSSGSPILIVTKQEQPVGVLTARDLILSPKRCHTRVPATVSVLEGDAPGAQHQAIIVQLSHVGAMVQSPTLLLPGTTVLVSFSLPELPAPLTITGTILDDSETAGPGKRAASTIPSVDIQFTNLSPEDQSRIKAWVLKNSPKSADLS encoded by the coding sequence ATGATGACTCCAGGTGTCGTGCAAATTCCCGGTGATATCACAGTCACCGAGGCCGCGTCGCTGCTTGAGCAGGAACACATGCCCTGCCTGCTGGTAAAAGACACGGACACGCATTTCGGACTGATGACCCCGGCCGATATCGTCAAGAAAGTGGTCGCCCAGGGCCTCCACCCCGACGACATTGAAGTGCGCGCCATCATGTCACGGCCTGTTCAGTTTATCGAATACGACTGCCTAGCCGATGACGCCTCGACCTTGATGATGTCGTCCGGATCGCCTATTTTGATCGTGACCAAACAAGAACAGCCCGTCGGAGTCCTGACGGCACGCGACCTGATCCTCTCCCCCAAACGCTGCCATACCCGGGTGCCGGCTACCGTCAGCGTGCTGGAGGGAGACGCGCCGGGCGCCCAACATCAGGCCATCATCGTGCAGCTCAGCCATGTGGGCGCCATGGTCCAGTCCCCAACACTGCTCTTGCCGGGAACCACGGTCCTCGTGAGCTTCTCACTGCCCGAACTCCCGGCCCCCCTGACGATCACCGGCACCATTCTCGATGACAGTGAGACCGCCGGTCCCGGCAAGCGGGCGGCATCCACTATCCCCAGCGTGGATATCCAGTTCACCAATCTCTCCCCTGAAGACCAGTCTCGCATCAAAGCCTGGGTGCTGAAAAACTCGCCCAAATCGGCCGATCTGTCCTAA
- a CDS encoding DUF692 family protein, translated as MNSLRDEYQRRVDQVPVQGLGLSVDVYSPDVVSLLASLRCRQVIPAYLEVFHAASTALAAVRSQTEISLTYHGEGLWVTQPGAERDRLFLQEACAVAGQLEILQSAWSNHECATKHMAGYSFGTYLPPLYTAASAAVVARNIRAVQAIFDRECRLPGGQSPLFLLELPPLTYFVAGTLSIPEFFRHVTEQAACGLVLDIGHLWTVYRYTRAWQRLSLTAFLVRFLAEFPLERVVEIHVAGLSVHESMTVSPLRPLAEQDQGLPLWTDAHAAPIPPVLFEMLDRILTDSRLRHLKGLALEVDTKPIELIVEEFESFTRRYGTVFPITAQADVCADANRPVRANRVTEVWSDAEEEGVRRAYEAYARVVSGQAAPAGPDWTSPAACSDGLTWYQSSYLPYEIVQWGGEIEAMFPGTCRELAARAVPLKTFVAFWFREPRPVTTSYDFFEIKIDRFLEFVREVAPDVETMAQREANELREAYRSANEAPASVESHQP; from the coding sequence GTGAATTCCCTGCGCGATGAATATCAACGACGTGTCGATCAGGTTCCCGTGCAGGGGCTGGGACTCTCCGTCGATGTGTATTCCCCAGACGTCGTTAGCTTGCTCGCCTCCCTCAGGTGCCGTCAAGTCATTCCTGCTTATCTGGAAGTGTTCCACGCGGCATCCACCGCCTTGGCCGCAGTCCGGAGCCAGACAGAGATTTCCCTCACGTATCATGGCGAAGGGTTATGGGTGACTCAGCCGGGAGCAGAGCGGGATCGGCTGTTTCTGCAGGAGGCCTGTGCGGTGGCCGGCCAGCTGGAGATCCTTCAGAGTGCCTGGTCAAACCATGAATGCGCCACGAAACACATGGCAGGGTATTCGTTCGGCACCTATCTCCCGCCGCTCTATACGGCGGCGAGCGCGGCGGTGGTGGCGAGGAATATACGGGCGGTGCAGGCGATCTTCGATCGGGAGTGCCGGTTGCCTGGCGGGCAATCGCCGTTGTTCCTGTTGGAACTGCCGCCGCTCACCTATTTTGTGGCGGGCACCCTGTCGATCCCGGAGTTTTTCCGCCACGTCACCGAACAGGCGGCTTGCGGACTGGTGCTGGATATCGGGCATCTTTGGACGGTCTATCGGTATACACGGGCGTGGCAGCGTCTGTCGCTGACGGCATTTCTCGTTCGATTCTTGGCGGAGTTTCCGCTGGAGCGCGTCGTCGAGATTCACGTGGCAGGGCTGTCGGTGCATGAGTCGATGACGGTGAGCCCCCTGCGGCCGCTGGCCGAACAGGATCAGGGATTGCCGTTGTGGACCGACGCCCATGCCGCGCCGATTCCCCCGGTGCTGTTCGAGATGTTGGATCGCATTCTGACGGATTCGCGGTTGAGGCACCTCAAGGGGCTGGCGCTGGAAGTCGATACCAAGCCGATCGAGCTGATCGTCGAGGAATTTGAATCGTTCACCCGCCGGTATGGGACCGTCTTCCCGATCACGGCGCAGGCCGACGTCTGTGCCGATGCGAACCGGCCAGTGCGGGCCAATCGCGTGACGGAGGTCTGGTCGGATGCGGAGGAAGAAGGTGTGCGCCGGGCGTATGAGGCCTATGCGCGCGTCGTCTCGGGCCAGGCGGCTCCGGCGGGGCCGGACTGGACCTCACCGGCTGCCTGTTCCGATGGACTGACGTGGTATCAATCGAGTTATCTGCCCTATGAGATTGTGCAGTGGGGCGGCGAGATCGAGGCCATGTTTCCCGGAACCTGCCGTGAGTTGGCGGCACGGGCCGTGCCGCTCAAGACCTTCGTCGCCTTTTGGTTTCGGGAACCGCGTCCCGTGACGACGTCGTACGATTTCTTCGAGATCAAGATCGACCGGTTTCTGGAATTTGTGCGGGAGGTTGCTCCGGACGTCGAGACCATGGCGCAACGTGAAGCGAACGAGTTGCGCGAGGCCTACCGGTCGGCCAATGAAGCCCCCGCATCGGTTGAGAGCCATCAGCCATGA
- a CDS encoding tRNA-dihydrouridine synthase: protein MSFWTTLPRPIIGLSPMDGVTDATFRRVIAQQGKPDVTMTEFTHVHDICRGPEFLLSTLIYSDIERPIVAQLYGKDPALFYQAAHAACELGFDGIDINMGCPSKSVASSGSGAGLIKTPEVALAILRETRRGMDDWANGQTLEQAGFKSARIAAIRALNERRQGSVPVPRRMLPLSVKTRLGYERAIVEHWIADLLEVRPAAISLHGRTLQQMYRGEADWSAIAQAAQLVKGTGTLLLGNGDIQSLDETVQRVRSAQVDGVLVGRAVLGAPWFFREKEQARALAQAGDPAGRIEAPAIVLDQRFGLLLDHARQYEAICGPGQFHRMRKHLGWYCKGFAHAAALRARMFGASSVADVERIVADYRANQVLDPAPSSGQIDPDPDDSVTTLVSRCS, encoded by the coding sequence ATGAGTTTTTGGACGACATTGCCCCGGCCGATCATCGGCTTGTCACCCATGGACGGGGTGACGGACGCCACCTTTCGGCGTGTCATCGCGCAGCAGGGGAAGCCTGATGTCACGATGACGGAGTTCACCCATGTCCATGACATCTGCCGTGGTCCGGAATTTCTGCTGAGCACGCTGATCTACAGTGACATCGAACGGCCGATCGTGGCGCAACTCTACGGCAAGGATCCCGCCCTGTTCTATCAAGCCGCTCATGCGGCCTGCGAGCTGGGGTTTGACGGGATCGATATCAACATGGGATGCCCGTCGAAAAGCGTGGCTTCATCCGGGTCTGGTGCGGGGCTCATTAAGACGCCGGAGGTGGCCCTGGCGATTCTTCGTGAGACGCGGCGGGGCATGGACGATTGGGCGAACGGGCAGACGCTGGAGCAGGCCGGATTCAAATCTGCGAGGATCGCCGCCATCCGGGCGCTCAACGAACGCCGTCAAGGCTCCGTGCCTGTTCCGCGGCGGATGCTGCCGCTCTCGGTGAAAACGCGTCTGGGGTATGAGCGAGCCATTGTCGAACATTGGATTGCCGATCTCTTGGAGGTGCGACCGGCGGCCATTTCGCTGCATGGACGGACGTTGCAACAGATGTATCGGGGAGAGGCCGACTGGTCGGCGATCGCCCAGGCCGCGCAACTGGTGAAAGGCACCGGCACGTTGTTGCTGGGGAACGGAGATATTCAGAGTCTGGATGAGACCGTGCAACGGGTGAGGTCCGCGCAGGTTGATGGAGTGCTCGTGGGCCGGGCGGTGCTGGGCGCGCCCTGGTTTTTCCGCGAGAAGGAACAGGCCCGGGCGCTGGCTCAAGCGGGCGATCCCGCCGGCCGGATCGAAGCGCCGGCCATCGTCCTCGATCAACGGTTCGGGTTGTTGCTCGACCACGCCAGGCAATATGAGGCGATCTGCGGCCCCGGGCAGTTTCACCGCATGCGGAAACATCTGGGGTGGTATTGCAAGGGGTTCGCGCATGCCGCCGCGTTGCGCGCCCGGATGTTCGGGGCCTCGTCCGTTGCCGATGTCGAACGGATTGTCGCCGACTACCGCGCCAATCAGGTGCTGGACCCCGCGCCCTCTTCCGGCCAGATCGATCCGGATCCGGACGATTCCGTGACGACGCTTGTGTCGCGATGCAGCTGA
- a CDS encoding Maf family protein, producing the protein MQLILASTSPRRRELLALLGIPFESHAPAFEEQPLPGLTPLQHVRHFAQEKARSIARQHPEHLVVGSDTVIECDGQMMGKPVDLSEARGMLTKLAGRDHLVHTAVALCCVNRSLDLVEVATATVRMKRDDGACLERYVATGESLGKAGAYSIQGEGGALVEAVQGDYLGVVGLPLRLVATLLAGAGLPVPVDLEALYREKPYPNWARFAHD; encoded by the coding sequence ATGCAGCTGATTCTCGCCTCGACCTCGCCGCGCCGCCGTGAACTGCTGGCGCTGCTGGGGATTCCCTTTGAAAGTCACGCGCCTGCATTCGAGGAACAGCCGCTTCCAGGGCTCACGCCTCTTCAGCATGTCCGCCATTTTGCGCAGGAGAAGGCCCGTTCGATTGCCCGGCAGCATCCTGAGCATCTGGTAGTGGGGAGCGATACCGTCATTGAGTGCGATGGACAGATGATGGGGAAGCCCGTGGATCTGTCGGAGGCGCGAGGCATGTTGACCAAGCTGGCCGGGCGGGATCACCTGGTGCACACAGCGGTCGCGCTCTGTTGTGTGAACCGGTCGCTCGATCTGGTCGAGGTGGCCACGGCGACTGTGCGCATGAAGCGCGATGATGGAGCGTGTCTTGAGCGGTATGTGGCGACCGGCGAATCGCTCGGGAAAGCGGGCGCGTATTCCATCCAGGGCGAGGGCGGGGCGCTGGTGGAAGCCGTCCAGGGGGATTATCTTGGCGTGGTGGGGCTGCCGTTGCGGCTGGTCGCGACCTTGCTGGCTGGCGCAGGGCTCCCTGTTCCTGTCGATCTGGAGGCGCTCTATCGGGAGAAGCCCTATCCGAATTGGGCGCGGTTTGCGCACGATTGA
- a CDS encoding FRG domain-containing protein has translation MYNLLVTSMNGAWDKGFYEFDKSRFLEYTNEDIASALQELSASHIENLKSYPTLFAYEGIDSDVRIGYLTSIKERGRNLLIEFEFEQNIAPIPFAQIQPIAPLLDIRSWEMNRTHWAVKDEDLFERLRKKGVLGARGESRTTKQERPTIEESKNPKITTIQEFIRKVLSLEQKDGQEVFYRGHSNKKKYKLEPSLFRRDEDGNPLYKENEHILFRELLVSNSADFQSDVYTLDSLVRMQHYSLPTRLLDITSNPLIALYFACKSTPSEEGEVIVFSMKRTDVKYFDSDVASCIANLARLPESEKNAIEFDEEKFNEQLPIKRLLHFIREEKPFFEAKIIPEDLRKIVCVKGKQSNDRISSQSGAFLLFGMDAVFNEEGTPEIKVSRFTVSNKESMLKELDLLNINESTVFPYIENSAKYIAEKFKFNKSIQPTAENGD, from the coding sequence ATGTACAACCTCCTAGTGACTTCAATGAATGGCGCTTGGGATAAGGGCTTCTACGAATTCGATAAGAGTCGCTTTCTTGAGTATACGAACGAAGATATTGCTTCGGCTCTACAAGAACTGAGTGCATCTCATATCGAAAACTTGAAAAGCTACCCAACCTTGTTCGCGTATGAGGGCATAGATTCTGATGTTCGTATTGGCTATCTCACATCCATTAAGGAACGTGGGCGAAACCTCCTAATTGAATTCGAATTCGAACAAAACATCGCACCAATTCCCTTCGCTCAAATACAACCCATTGCCCCGCTGCTGGATATCCGTAGCTGGGAAATGAACAGAACCCACTGGGCTGTAAAAGACGAAGACTTATTTGAAAGGCTTCGGAAAAAGGGAGTTTTGGGGGCAAGGGGCGAATCAAGAACAACCAAACAAGAAAGGCCAACGATAGAAGAATCTAAGAACCCCAAGATCACCACCATTCAGGAGTTTATACGTAAGGTTCTATCGCTCGAACAGAAAGATGGCCAGGAGGTATTTTACCGCGGCCATTCAAACAAAAAGAAGTACAAGCTGGAGCCGTCATTGTTTCGCAGGGACGAAGACGGAAACCCACTGTACAAGGAAAATGAGCACATACTGTTTCGGGAGTTATTGGTATCAAACTCCGCTGATTTTCAGTCAGATGTTTACACGCTTGATAGCCTAGTTCGAATGCAGCATTACTCGTTGCCTACTCGGCTACTCGATATCACCTCCAATCCACTGATTGCCCTCTACTTCGCATGCAAGTCAACACCTAGTGAAGAGGGGGAGGTAATCGTTTTCTCGATGAAACGGACTGATGTGAAATATTTTGATTCAGATGTGGCTAGTTGCATTGCAAACCTCGCTCGTTTACCAGAATCGGAGAAAAACGCGATTGAGTTCGACGAAGAAAAGTTTAATGAGCAGCTTCCAATAAAGCGCCTCCTTCATTTTATTAGAGAAGAAAAGCCATTTTTCGAGGCAAAAATTATTCCTGAGGATCTTCGGAAAATTGTTTGCGTTAAGGGAAAACAGAGTAACGATCGAATATCTTCCCAATCTGGTGCGTTCCTTCTATTCGGCATGGATGCCGTTTTTAATGAGGAAGGAACTCCGGAAATCAAAGTGTCCAGATTCACCGTGTCGAATAAGGAAAGCATGCTGAAAGAACTCGATTTGCTAAACATTAATGAAAGCACAGTATTTCCGTACATTGAAAACTCAGCGAAGTATATTGCCGAAAAGTTTAAGTTTAACAAGTCAATCCAGCCGACCGCTGAAAACGGCGACTGA
- a CDS encoding PilZ domain-containing protein, which translates to MPTRRYQRVPLQRPVSLRGTGHNQSGITKDFSPDGCAIQQDTRSLHCGMRLKLQLALPDRQDHLEIEHAIVTWTHNQKCGIRFLDLSPDALARIKNVYDLLLSAQRIDDQEEAPILISLQPITLH; encoded by the coding sequence ATGCCGACACGCCGTTACCAACGAGTCCCCCTGCAGCGCCCCGTAAGCCTTCGCGGCACCGGACACAATCAGTCCGGCATAACCAAGGATTTTTCTCCGGACGGATGTGCCATCCAACAGGATACGCGTTCACTTCATTGCGGCATGCGCCTGAAGCTGCAGCTGGCACTCCCCGATCGGCAAGACCATCTAGAGATCGAACACGCCATCGTGACCTGGACACACAACCAGAAATGCGGCATCCGGTTCCTTGACCTCAGCCCGGACGCTCTCGCACGAATCAAGAACGTGTACGATTTACTCCTGAGCGCACAGCGGATCGATGACCAGGAAGAAGCGCCCATCCTCATCTCGCTTCAACCGATCACCCTGCACTAA
- a CDS encoding ABC transporter ATP-binding protein has translation MSNLKRFFPFIRPYLSRMAVAGLLVMGVAAINLALLRLAGTLWDVITVQHDQGRMTELITLFVGLVLLQGLCSMGHSYLTAWISQHIIADVRTHLFKHLQSLAVSFFARRRTGELLSRLMNDVTVIQSIVTETPIDTAKQLVTFIGGIGFLLSMNWRLCLLILVLLPLLVLAAKFFGRQLKSLSTSIQDQTAALSTLLEEVISGIRIVKSFVQTAREDARFTAQLHQGLALSLRRAGVMALFIPVITLLTFSAAAAVLWYGGTQVIEGTVTPGDLFAFVLFAGILIGPFSSAARVFAQIKEAQGATERVFEILNAQPDIRDEPNALTLSAVQGHVQVEQVSFHYDPRTPVLSHVSFEARPGELVAFVGPTGAGKTTVINLLHRFYDPLKGRITIDGHDLKTVSVESWYRQVALVPQETILFGGTILDNIRYGNPQADEAAVQEASKAAHAHEFISAFPDGYQTVVGEKGINLSGGQRQRIAIARAILKNPRVLLLDEATSSLDTESERLVQEALERLMAGRTTFVVAHRLTTIQRADRILVLDKGRIVESGTHAQLLERKGLYHYLYTIRFNEQPA, from the coding sequence ATGTCGAACTTGAAACGCTTTTTCCCGTTTATCCGCCCCTATCTTTCACGCATGGCTGTGGCAGGACTCCTCGTCATGGGGGTCGCCGCCATCAATCTTGCCCTGCTGCGCCTGGCCGGCACCTTATGGGATGTCATTACCGTCCAGCACGATCAGGGGCGGATGACGGAATTGATCACGCTGTTTGTCGGGCTGGTCCTGCTCCAGGGCCTCTGTTCGATGGGGCACAGCTATCTCACGGCCTGGATTTCTCAACACATCATTGCGGACGTTCGCACGCACCTCTTCAAACATCTCCAAAGCCTGGCCGTCAGCTTCTTTGCCCGGCGCCGAACGGGCGAACTGCTCTCGCGGCTGATGAACGATGTGACCGTCATCCAATCCATTGTCACTGAAACACCGATCGATACAGCCAAGCAACTCGTCACCTTCATCGGCGGCATCGGCTTCTTGCTCTCCATGAACTGGCGGTTATGCCTGCTGATCCTCGTCCTTCTTCCGCTGCTGGTCCTCGCCGCAAAATTCTTTGGACGCCAGTTGAAATCCCTCTCAACCTCCATTCAGGACCAGACCGCCGCACTCAGCACGCTCCTGGAAGAAGTGATTTCAGGCATTCGCATTGTCAAATCGTTCGTGCAAACCGCGCGGGAAGACGCGCGTTTTACCGCACAGCTCCATCAGGGCCTCGCCCTGTCGCTCCGCCGGGCAGGCGTAATGGCGCTGTTTATTCCCGTGATTACGCTGCTGACTTTTTCGGCGGCAGCCGCCGTGCTGTGGTACGGTGGCACCCAAGTCATCGAAGGCACCGTCACGCCGGGCGATCTCTTTGCCTTCGTGTTGTTCGCGGGCATTCTGATCGGCCCCTTCAGCTCAGCGGCCAGAGTCTTCGCGCAGATCAAAGAAGCCCAGGGCGCGACCGAGCGGGTGTTTGAAATTCTCAACGCCCAGCCCGACATTCGCGACGAACCGAATGCCCTTACGCTCTCGGCCGTACAAGGCCACGTGCAGGTTGAACAGGTGAGCTTCCACTACGATCCTCGCACACCGGTCCTCTCACACGTGTCGTTTGAGGCCCGTCCCGGAGAACTCGTCGCGTTTGTTGGGCCGACCGGAGCCGGGAAAACAACCGTTATCAATCTGCTCCACCGGTTCTACGACCCCCTTAAAGGCCGCATCACCATCGATGGGCACGACCTGAAAACCGTGTCGGTCGAAAGCTGGTATCGGCAAGTCGCGTTGGTCCCGCAAGAAACGATCCTCTTCGGCGGCACCATCCTGGACAATATTCGCTACGGCAATCCGCAGGCCGACGAAGCCGCGGTGCAGGAAGCCAGCAAGGCCGCCCATGCCCACGAATTTATTTCCGCATTTCCGGATGGCTACCAGACCGTGGTGGGAGAAAAAGGCATCAACTTGTCCGGCGGACAGCGCCAGCGCATCGCCATCGCCCGCGCCATTCTCAAGAATCCGCGCGTGCTGCTGCTGGACGAAGCGACCTCGTCGCTCGACACCGAGTCGGAACGGCTGGTGCAAGAGGCCCTGGAACGGCTCATGGCGGGACGCACAACCTTTGTTGTCGCGCACCGGCTCACCACCATTCAGCGCGCCGACCGCATTCTTGTTTTGGACAAGGGCCGCATCGTCGAATCAGGCACCCACGCGCAACTCTTAGAGCGCAAAGGCCTCTACCATTACCTCTACACCATCCGCTTCAACGAACAACCGGCATAA
- the nadB gene encoding L-aspartate oxidase: protein MKTTVQTARRASSAPQADFLVVGSGVAGLRAALELSRSGRVIMLTKGHPLQSNSIYAQGGVAVALSEEDDVAIHYTDTLKAGHGLCRQEAVRVLVEEGPERIQELIRWGAKFDKAGGKFAFAREAAHSRSRILRARGDATGNEMVRALMAQAGRQKRIQRLDYHFTVDLVVEQGRCCGAVVLDEASGKQFIIPAKAVVLSTGGAGQIYARTTNPPNATGDGMAMAFRAGAMLQDMEFVQFHPTSLYLPSSPPFLLSEAMRGEGGQLRNNKGELFMQRYHPLGALAPRDIVARAIWAEMAATRARHVYLDVTHLGADFVKRRFPTIYATCLRYDIDITEEWIPVSPSAHYMMGGVWTDLNGATTLPGLFAAGEVACSGVHGANRLASNSLLEGLVFGMRAGVAATAFAQRHGRLDLSAQAAALAGEAEQRLEDAEKLRSSLRRTMWGQVGVVRSRESLVRATAQLSRWLKVVSGPFVSRADLEVKNMVQVAHCVAEAALWRENSIGAHFRSDFPQVKRAGWKLHSQLTCTDEFTPPQPGRKPGVVIAMQVGSKRSRVRSSPGLS, encoded by the coding sequence GTGAAGACGACCGTGCAGACAGCTCGTCGTGCCTCATCGGCGCCCCAAGCCGATTTTCTTGTGGTCGGGAGCGGTGTGGCCGGGCTTCGCGCCGCGCTTGAATTGAGCCGGTCCGGCCGGGTCATCATGTTGACGAAGGGGCACCCGCTGCAAAGCAACTCGATCTATGCCCAAGGGGGCGTGGCCGTGGCCTTGAGCGAAGAGGACGACGTGGCCATTCATTACACGGACACCTTGAAGGCCGGTCATGGGCTCTGCCGCCAGGAGGCCGTGCGGGTTTTAGTCGAGGAAGGACCTGAGCGGATCCAGGAATTGATTCGCTGGGGCGCCAAGTTCGACAAAGCCGGGGGCAAGTTTGCGTTCGCACGGGAAGCCGCCCATAGCCGCAGCCGCATTTTGCGCGCGCGCGGCGATGCCACGGGCAATGAAATGGTGCGCGCGCTCATGGCGCAGGCCGGCCGTCAGAAGCGGATCCAGCGGCTGGATTATCACTTCACCGTCGATCTGGTCGTGGAGCAGGGGCGCTGTTGCGGGGCGGTCGTGTTGGACGAAGCATCGGGCAAGCAATTCATCATCCCCGCCAAGGCGGTGGTGTTGTCCACCGGCGGAGCCGGGCAGATTTATGCACGGACAACGAATCCGCCCAATGCCACCGGCGACGGAATGGCAATGGCCTTTCGCGCGGGTGCGATGCTGCAGGATATGGAATTCGTCCAGTTTCACCCGACGTCGCTGTATCTTCCGTCGAGTCCGCCGTTTCTGCTGTCCGAAGCCATGCGGGGAGAAGGGGGGCAGCTGCGGAATAACAAAGGCGAGCTCTTCATGCAGCGGTACCACCCGCTGGGGGCGCTGGCCCCGCGCGACATCGTCGCGCGCGCCATTTGGGCCGAAATGGCCGCGACGCGGGCGCGGCATGTCTATCTTGACGTGACCCATCTTGGCGCGGACTTCGTCAAACGCCGGTTTCCGACGATCTATGCGACCTGTCTGCGCTACGACATTGACATCACGGAAGAGTGGATCCCCGTGTCGCCGAGCGCGCATTACATGATGGGCGGGGTCTGGACCGATCTGAATGGCGCGACGACGCTGCCCGGTTTGTTTGCGGCTGGAGAAGTGGCGTGCAGCGGCGTGCATGGGGCCAACCGCCTGGCAAGCAATTCGTTGCTGGAGGGATTGGTCTTTGGCATGCGGGCGGGGGTTGCGGCGACGGCGTTTGCGCAGCGCCATGGCCGGCTCGATCTATCGGCTCAGGCCGCGGCGCTGGCTGGTGAAGCTGAGCAGCGGTTGGAGGATGCCGAAAAGCTGAGAAGCTCATTGCGCCGCACGATGTGGGGACAGGTCGGGGTGGTGCGTTCGCGCGAGTCCCTTGTTCGGGCCACGGCGCAATTGTCTCGCTGGCTTAAAGTCGTCTCAGGCCCGTTTGTGAGCCGGGCCGATCTCGAAGTGAAGAACATGGTGCAGGTTGCGCATTGCGTGGCCGAGGCGGCGCTCTGGCGCGAGAACAGCATCGGCGCGCATTTCCGGTCCGATTTCCCCCAGGTCAAACGGGCCGGGTGGAAGCTCCATAGCCAGTTGACCTGTACGGATGAGTTTACTCCGCCGCAGCCGGGGCGGAAGCCGGGTGTGGTGATTGCGATGCAGGTTGGGTCGAAGCGATCACGTGTCCGGTCGTCGCCAGGTCTTTCATGA
- a CDS encoding lytic transglycosylase domain-containing protein, with amino-acid sequence MPTTRMLLSTLLLGATWLTLSPQDLHAEIYQYIDANGTIALTNVPNDLRYRRITPQSNRLHPTLSERELGPMISRSSQQHQLHPALIRAVIKAESDFDPMAVSRAGAVGLMQLMPQTAVRLDVHDLYDPEDNIGGGTKYLRQLLDRFSGNLPLALAAYNAGEHTVDRYRGLPPIDETRQYVRKVIRYYRTFLMKDLATTGHVIASTQPASQSPHPASAPAAAE; translated from the coding sequence TTGCCTACGACCAGAATGCTTCTTTCGACCCTGCTGCTTGGCGCAACATGGCTCACGCTGTCACCCCAGGATCTGCACGCTGAAATCTATCAATACATCGACGCCAATGGCACGATTGCTCTCACCAATGTGCCGAACGATCTTCGCTACCGCCGCATCACCCCCCAATCGAACCGGTTGCACCCCACCTTGTCCGAACGGGAACTCGGGCCGATGATCAGCCGATCCTCCCAGCAACATCAGTTGCACCCCGCCCTGATTCGAGCCGTCATTAAAGCGGAGTCCGACTTCGACCCCATGGCCGTTTCTCGCGCCGGAGCGGTCGGACTCATGCAGCTGATGCCGCAGACCGCCGTGCGCCTCGATGTCCACGACCTGTATGATCCGGAAGACAATATCGGAGGGGGGACCAAGTATCTTCGCCAGCTGCTCGATCGGTTTAGCGGAAACCTTCCGCTCGCCCTCGCCGCCTACAACGCCGGCGAACACACGGTGGACCGCTATCGCGGCTTGCCGCCGATCGACGAAACGCGCCAATACGTCCGCAAGGTCATTCGCTACTATCGGACCTTTCTCATGAAAGACCTGGCGACGACCGGACACGTGATCGCTTCGACCCAACCTGCATCGCAATCACCACACCCGGCTTCCGCCCCGGCTGCGGCGGAGTAA
- a CDS encoding aminotransferase class IV: MTTPMWIYLNDRFVEEKDAVVSVFDHGFLYGDGVYETIRSYGNRIFMRDQHLARLQRSADAIGLTLPVPSGGWPHLLHEAMERNQVGTDQTDAYLRITVSRGVGEIGLDPALCPNPTLVIMAKPLHPPTEDTYQRGVALIIAQTKRNLPSALSPQIKSTNFLNNILAKREAIAAGAFDSLFLNWEGHLTECTVSNLFFVSQNRLLTPAIACGILDGITRELILQFARELGIPAIEGRFTPHDLLQADECFLSNTSMELMPVMSIDRQPIGAGTPGPLTRQLHKHFMDNHRRFLEPPASP, encoded by the coding sequence GTGACAACACCGATGTGGATTTATCTGAATGACCGGTTTGTCGAAGAGAAGGATGCCGTCGTCTCCGTCTTCGATCACGGGTTTCTGTATGGTGATGGCGTCTACGAAACGATCCGCTCCTACGGGAATCGGATCTTCATGCGCGATCAGCACCTGGCGCGCTTGCAGCGGTCGGCCGATGCCATTGGCCTGACGCTCCCAGTCCCTTCCGGCGGATGGCCGCATCTCTTGCACGAGGCGATGGAACGCAATCAGGTGGGAACCGACCAGACCGACGCCTATCTCAGAATTACGGTGTCTCGAGGCGTCGGCGAAATCGGCCTCGACCCCGCGCTGTGCCCGAACCCCACGCTCGTCATTATGGCGAAGCCCTTGCACCCGCCAACCGAGGACACCTACCAGCGCGGAGTGGCGCTGATCATCGCGCAGACCAAACGCAACCTGCCCAGCGCGTTGTCGCCTCAAATCAAATCCACCAACTTTTTGAACAATATTCTGGCCAAGCGCGAAGCCATCGCCGCCGGAGCATTCGACAGCCTCTTCTTAAACTGGGAAGGCCATCTCACGGAGTGCACCGTGAGCAATCTCTTTTTTGTCTCTCAAAACCGGCTCCTGACACCGGCGATTGCGTGCGGCATTCTTGACGGGATCACCAGAGAACTCATCTTACAGTTCGCACGGGAGCTCGGCATCCCGGCCATCGAAGGCCGCTTCACCCCTCACGACCTGCTGCAGGCCGATGAATGCTTTCTCAGCAACACCAGCATGGAGCTCATGCCCGTCATGTCGATCGACCGCCAGCCAATCGGCGCCGGAACTCCAGGCCCTCTGACTCGGCAACTGCATAAGCACTTTATGGACAATCATCGCCGCTTTCTGGAACCGCCGGCTTCGCCCTAG